The window GGTGCCACCGCGGCGGGGGTGAAGCGGCGCAGGTCCGTGCCGCGGTGCACCACCTCGATCTGCGGCACCGCCCAGGGGTAGAGCGAGGCGATGAGCGAGCGGGTGTAGTCGGAGTTGGCGATCACGACGTCGCCGCGCGCCATCACGGAATTGTAGCGCAGCTTCAGCGCGCTCGTGCCCCCGTAGGCGCCGTGGAAGGTCGTCATGAAGGGCACGCCGGTGAGGCGTGCGGCGCCCAGCGCCACCCAGGCGGGCGCGCGCGAGCGGGCGTGGACGACCGCGGGGCGCTCCTGCCGGATCAGGCGCGCTAGGCGCCCGACGTTCCAGGCCATGGCGGCGGGGTTCTTGCTGTTGGCCGGGAACGGCAGCCAGATGCCGCCGCGCGCCTGCAGCTCGCTGACGAGGCGGCCGCCGCGGCTCGCCACCAGCGCCCGCCCGCCCGCCTCGACGATCGCGCCCGCGACGTCGATGGTGGTGCGCTCCGCCCCCCCGGCGTCGAGCGCCGGGATGATCTGCAGCACGGTGGCGCCGGCGAGGTCCTCGGGTCCCCTCGGGGAAGCTTGCGGCATCAGGGCCTACGGTGTTTCGTGCGCATGGATTGGATCCCGAGATCGGTGCCCTGATTATGCCGCATGACGCCCCGACCACAATGCTGCCCGTGCGGACGGCCCGCGGCGCCCGCCGCCTCGCCACCGTGGCGCGCCCCGCCGCGGCCGGCCGGGCGCGGCCCGGCCTCGTGTGGCTCGGCGGCTTCAAGTCGGACCTGACCTCGGGCAAGGCGGTGGCGCTCGACGCGCGGGCGGGCGAGGACGGGCGCGCCTGCCTGCGCTTCGATTATTCCGGCCACGGCGCCTCGGAGGGCCGCTTCGAGGACGGCACGATCGGCCTGTGGCTCGACGACGCCCTGGCGGCCATCCGGGCGCTGAGCGCGGGGCCGCAGATTCTGGTCGGCTCGTCCATGGGGGCCTGGATCGCGCTGCTCGCCGCGCGGGCCCTGGCCGAGGCCGGCGAGGCCGGCCGGATCGCCGGCCTCGTGCTGATCGCGCCGGCGGTGGACTTCACCGAAGCGCTGATGTGGGACCGGTTCGGCCCCGAGATCCGCCGCGAGATCGCGGAGACGGGCCGCTGGATGCGCCCCTCCCCCTACGGGCCGGAGCCCTACCCGGTCACGCGGGCGCTGATCGAGGACGGGCGGGACCACCTGCTGTTCGGCGGCCCCATCCGCGCCCACGGGCCGGTGCACATCCTGCAGGGCATGCGCGACGAGGACGTGCCGTGGCAGCACGCCATGCGGCTCGTCGAGCACCTCGCCGCCGACCCCGTCAGCATCACGCTGGTCAAGGACGGCGACCACCGCCTGTCGCGCGACGAGGACGTGGCGCGGCTCCTCGCGGCGGTCGACCTCCTGGCGTGACCGCGCCCGCCGGCCTCCCCGGCCGGCGCCGCGTCACACCGGGTCGAGCCGGATGCAGCGGTAGGTCCAGCCCTCGAAGCGGCCGTCCTCGCCCCGCTCCTGCGTGGTCATCGACTCGCCGAGGCGGACGGGCCGCTCGCGGAGATCGGTGCGGATGAAGCGGACCTCCTCGTCGGCGTAGTCGGAGCCGAAGTCGATGCGGCCGTCGGCCAGGAGCACGAAGGGGTAGAAGGACGAGGCCATCTGCCCCGTGAAGCCGAAGAAGGCCGTGCGCTCGACGACACGGTCGCCCGACAGGACGAGGTCGAAGGTCATCACCGTGTCCTCGCCGTCGATCCAGCGGTACACGGCGCGCATGTGCTGTCGGTCCACGTCGCACTCTCCCCCGCCCCTGACGGCGTGGTGGGAGCCCTACCGCGACACGCGCCCCGCGGTCGACCCCGCCGCGCCGGATGGGGGCCGCGTCAGCAGCACATTGATGGCCTTGGCGAGGACGTGCACCGTGTCGCCCCCGGCGAGGCCCATGGCGTCGAGGAAATCCACCGTCATCACGGAGGTCATGCGGTAGTCCGTCCCGTCCAGGCGGACGTCGACCTGGGCCATCACGTCGCCGCGCTTGATGGCGACGACGCGGGCCGGCAGGTCGTTGCGGGCGTTGTGGTCCGTCATGCGGTGTTCGTCCCTTTCTGATGCGGCCGCCCGTCGACGCGGGGCGCGAAGGCTCCGGGCACGGTGACGACATAGCGCCCGCGACCGGCCCCGGCACCCCGCCGGAGGTTCCCCCTCCCCGGATCGCGCGCGGGAGCGAGGCTCGGGCGCCATCCTCCCCCGCATCGCCGCGGTCGTACCCACCCATCTGGCGGCCGGCCGGTTCTGCCCTTCTCCCCTCGCGGGAGAAGGGCGCCGACCCCGATGCTCAGAGATCTGAGAATACCGTCGGCGGACGGGCCGGGGCGCCCGGTCGAGCCCCCGTCAGAACGGCGCGGCCGACGCCCCGTCCGACGGTGCGGCCGCCCTGCGCCGCGACGGGCGGCGGGGCGCGCGGGCCTTGGCGCCCGGCTCCCGCGCAGACCTCGACGGTTTCGCCCCCGCCTCCGGTGCCCCCTTCGCCGCGCCGCCGTGCGCGTCGAGGAAGCGGCGGCAGGCCGAAAAGTCCTCCGCCACCTCGGCCGGGCAGTCCGTGCCGAGCTGCCGGGCGAGGCTCTGCGCGTAGCGCAGCATGGCGGGGCTCGGCGGCCGGCCCCCTGCCCCTTTGGCCGGCGCTTCGGCCCGCTCCGGCCGCGGCTCCGCGTGCTCGCCGAGGAAGGTGCGGCATATCCTGGCGTCGGTCTTGAGGCCGCGGGGCAGCTTCAGCCCCTTCCGCTCCGCGAGCGCGACCGCATAGGCCACCATGGCGGCGGTCGGTGCCCGCGCCGGGCCGCCCGGCCCAGACGCGTCGCGCGCGCCCGGCCGCACGTCGAGCGCCGCCGAGCCGCTGACCGCCGCGATCAGCTCGCCGACGCGGGCCCGCGTGCGCCGCCGAAAGGCTTCGGCGCGCCGCAGGGCCTCGGCCCGCGTGGGCGCCTGCCCGACCTCCGCCAGCTCGGCCTCGAAGGCGGCGCGGCCGACGGGGTCGCCGTAGGCCGGGAACACGCGGCGCACCGCGGCCAGGAAGGCGAGCCCCACCTCCGTCACCTCGATGGCCGGGTCCTTGCCCTTCTGGAGCGCGATGTAGTGGCTCTTCATGAGCTTCGGCAGCATCGTGTCGCGGGTCGCGGCCGTGCCGAGGCCCTTCGGCTCGTTCGGGTTGGCGGGGTTCTCCAGCGCGCGCTTGACGGCCGGGTCGTCCACCTGGTCGATCAGGCGACCCATCACCACCGGCAGCTCGCCGCGGGTGACGCGGCGGGGCGGCTCGGTGACGGCCGTGGCGACGTCGGCGCCGGTGGCCTTCGCGTCCTCGCCGTCGCCGACCGCGGGCAGGCGCGCCACCAGCGCCTCGTCGTCGCGCTTGGCCTTGCCGGGCACGGCCTCGGCGTCGGGCTCCGCCTCGGCGCCGTAGATCGCGCGCCAGCCGGGGACGCGCACCACGCTGCCGCCGACCGTGAAGCGCTTCGCCCCGAGCGGCGTGGCGACCTCGACCGACACGGTCGTGCGGGCGTCGACCCCGTCCGGCATGTGGGCCGCGAGGAACGATTTGGCGACGAGCTCCCACAGGCGCGACAGGTCCGGCGCGAGGCCGGCACCGGCCGGCACCTTGCGCAGCGGCACGACCGCGTGGTGCTCGCCGGGGTCCTTGACGTAGTGGCCCTTGAGCCCGCGCCGGAACACCAGCGCCTCCGGCAGGAGCGGCGCACAGTCGCTGAGCACGGTCACGACCGCGGCCACCACCGCGGCGGCGTCGCCGGTCTGGCTTTCCGGCAGGTGCTCGGATTCGGTGCGGGGGTAGGACAGGTAGCCCCTGTCGTAGAGCTCCTGGGCGAGCTTGGCGGTGTGCTGCGGGTCCCAGCCGAAGCGCTTGGCGCAGCGCCGGGCCAGCGTGTCCTTGGAGAACAGCTTCGGGGGCGGGCGCCGCACGTCCTTCTGCTCGACGGCGAGCCGCCCCGACCAGCGCGCCGCGGCGTCGCGGATCGCCTCCGCGGCCTCGCGCTCGAAGATGCGCTCCTTCGGCGCGTGCCAGAGCGTGAGCTTCGCCCCGCCGCGGGTGACGACGGGCAGGCCGACCTTGAAGAAGTCGCGCGGCACGAAGTCCCGGATGCGCGTCTCGAGGTCGGCCAGGATGGCGAGGGTCGGCGTCTGCACGCCGCCGAAGCGCCACGGCTCGCGGAACGCCGCGGGCCGGAGGCGCAGCGACACCGCGCGGGTGCCGTTGAGCCCGAGGTGGTAGTCCTCGTATTGGCGGCACAGCGCTTCGAGGTAGGCGGCATAGTCGCGCTGGCCCGAATCCGGCTCCTTCGCCATGACCGCGAAGGCGCGCCGGATCGACAGGTCGTCGAGGGCGCCGAGCTTCAGGCGGTCGACGCGGCCGCGCCAGCCGAGGTGCTCCAGCACCTCCCAGGCGATCATCGACCCTTCCCGGCCCGGATCGGTCGCGATCACCACGCGGTCTGCGTCGCGCAGCGCCTGCCGGATCGCGTCGAGCTTGGGCTTGTGCGACTGGCCGGAGCGGTTCTTGCCGGCCCGCACCGGGATGGCGTCGAGCACGATGGGCAGCTCGTCGAAGCGCCACGGCTTCCACTCGGGCCGCAGGTCGCCCGGCTCCTCGGCGCTGAGCAGGTGGCCCTCGGCCGCCACGCAGGTCGTGGTGGGCGACTTGAAGAAGCGCTGCAGCTGGCGCATCGCCGAGGGCTTCTCGAAGAAGAACAGCGTGCGCTCGCCGGCCGGCCTCGACATCCTGCGCGCTCCCGAAGGGGACCCGGCAGGGGCTGCCGTTCCCGTCCCGTTCTCATAGAAGGGGATCGGCGCTCCCCGCGCAAGGGGCGGCCTCGAGCGCGTCGAGGAACAGCGTCGCGGCGAGGAGGTCCGCCGAGCCGCCGGGGCTGAGGCGCCGCGCGACGAACGCGTGGTGGAGCCGCGCGGCCTCGTCCCGCCAGTCTGGCGCGCCGACGCCGCCCGCCGCGAGGAAGCGCGCCGCCGATGCCGTCGCGAAGGCGAGGCCGCCGCGGCCGCCGCGGTGGAGCAGGTTGGTGTCGTCGACGGCGGCCATCAGGGCGAAGAAGCAGTGGACCCGCGCCGCCACGGGGTCGTCCGGCCGCAGCCGCCGGCCCTCGCGCAGCCCCGGCAGGCCGGTGCGGCGCAGGGTCGGGAAGCCCGCCGCGGCCTCCTCCCGCGCGCCGCCGACGCCGAAGCGCAGCACCGCGGCGGCGCCGTTGCTGGAGGCCGGCGCCGGCCCGCCCCGGATCGCCCCGCCCCACAGCGCGCCGACCGCGCGGGCGCGGCCCTCGGCGCTGCCCCCCGCCCCACCCACCACGCCCTCGGCGGCCGCGAGGAGGCCGAGCGAGAAGATGGCGCCGCGGTGCGCGTTGACCCCGCCCGTCGCCGCCATCATGGCGGCCTCGGCGGCGAGGCCGATGCGCCTGAGCTCGGCCATGCCGGCCCGCCCCTCCCCGGCCCGCACGAGGTCGGCGAAGAAGGGGCGGATGGCGTCGGCGCTGCGTTTGAGCGCGCCGGCGTCCATGTCGGCGTGGCTGCCGCTGTCGACGAGACTGACGAGGCCGGGTTTCGGCCAAGCCTCCAGCTCGGCGATCAGCGCCGCGTGGGCCAGCGCCGCGACGCGCTCGGGCCGGCCGGCCGGGGGAGCCTCTAGCTCGGCGCTCAGCGGCACGCGGGCGCCCCGGCGCCGAGGATCGTCTCGGCGCGCACGAAGCCGGCGCGGTCGAGCGATTTCGCCAGCACGGCGGCGCCCCCGCCCCGCCGGGCCGCGGCCAGCTCGCGCCACTGCACGCCGCCGAAGGGCGTCAGCACCTCGCCGTCGACCGCCATCGGCGCCGCAGCGGCGATCGCGCCTAGCCCGTCGAGCAGCGGCCCGATGGCGCGCCCGTCCTCCGCGGGCCACAGAAGGTCGAGGTCCGACCCCGGCCCGAGGTAGGCCAGTCCCGTCTTCGCGCGCCACAGCAGCGCGCCGAAGACCCGCGGCACGAGGCCGACCGCGTCGGCGAGACGGAGCAGCGCGTCGATCGCGCCGCGCCAGGGCGCGGGCGCGAGGGCCGCGGCCTCCGCCAGCGTCACGGGCGGCACGGGCCGCCACGGCACGCCGGCGGGGATCAGCAGCGCGACGCGGCCCTTGCCGAGGCGCGGCGGCAGGGGCAGGCCCGCCGGCACCGCGCCGGGCGCGTCGCCGGGGGCGGGGCGCCGGGCGATGACCGGCCGGCCCGCCTCGGCCCAGCCCCGGACCAGCGCCGCGGCGCCGGACGGCAGCTCGGGCCGGCCGGGAAGCGCGGCGAGGACCGCGGGCCAGTCGGCGGGCGCGACGAGGAGGAGGTCGTGGCGCGCCGGTTTGGGAGGTCTCACGCGCCGGCCGCGAAACGAGTTCCGATGCGATCCGCGCGGACGGGGCGCAACCGACCCGACCTCATCGGAACCGCTTCACGCGGCCTCGACCAGCCCCACCCAGTAGCGGATGCCCGACGAGATGGCCCGGTCGTCGAAGTCGTAGGCGGGGTGGTGCAGCCCGGCCGTGTCGCCGTTGCCGATGAACGAGAAGGCGCCCGGCTTCACCTCGAGGAAGCGCGCGAAGTCCTCGCCGATCATCAGCGGCGGCATGGCCGCGTCGGCGTTGCCCGGCCCGGCCACGCCCTCGGCCACGCGCGCCGCGAGGCCCGCCTCGGCGGCATGGTTCACGGTGGCGGGCGAGATGCGGTCGTAGGTGACGCGCGCCTGCGCGCCGTTGAGCCGCGCCACGCCCTCGGCCACCTCGCGCAGCCGCCGCTCGATCGTGTCGCGCGAGGCCGCGGTGAGGGCCCGGCAGGTGCCGAGCAGCCGCGCCGTGTCGGGCAGCACGTTGAAGGCGTCGCCGGCCTGGATCGCGCCCACCGTCACCACGGCGGGCTCCAGCGGATCGAGGTTGCGCGACACGATGGACTGCAGCGCCACCACGATCTGGCTCGCCACCAGCACGGCGTCGACGCCCTGGTGCGGCATGGCCGCGTGGGCGCCGCGCGCCTCCACCAGCACCTCGAAGCGGTCGACCGAGGCCATAACGGGGCCGGGCCGCGTCGCGAAATGGCCCACGGGGAGGCCCGGCAGGCTGTGCAGCCCGTAGACGCTGTCGACGCGCACGCGGTCGAACAGCCCGTCCTCGATCATGGCGAGGGCGCCCTCGCTCGTCTCCTCGGCGGGCTGGAACAGGAACACCGCCGTGCCGGCGAAGTCGCGCGCCCCGCTGAGGTGCTTGGCGGCGCCGAGCAGCATGGCGGTGTGGCCATCGTGGCCGCAGGCGTGCATCTTCCCCGCCTCGCGCGACGCGTGGCCGAGATTGGTCTGCTCGAAGATCGGCAGCGCGTCCATGTCGGCGCGGAGCGCGACCGCGCGGTCCCCGCCGCGGCGGCCGCGCAGCACGCCGACCACGCCGGTGCGGCCCACGCCCTCCATCACCTCGTCGAAGCCGAAGGCGCGCAGCTTGTCGGCGACGAGGGACGCCGTGGGCCCGACGTCGAAGGCGATCCCCGGATGCCGATGGATCTCGCGCCGCCACTCGGCGACCTCCCCGGCCAGGGCTTCGATCGACGCGGCATCGGACATGGTGGACCCTCCGCCCGGACGATGGCGCCCCTCGTCGGCCGGTGTCAACGCGCGGGTCGGGAACGGTCCCGCTCCCGGCCCCGTTGTGCGCCCGTGGGCGAGAGGTGCATCGCCCGTCACGGGAGCGCCATGAGCCGCCTCGATTCCTTCATCCGCCGCATGCAGGCCCAGCGCGACATCCTCAACGCCCTGCCGCGCCGGCTCGACGGCGTGCCGGGCCTCGTCCTGGAGTTCGGCCTCGGCAGCGCCCGCACCTACGACCACCTGCGCGGGCTGCTCCCGGACCGCCGCATCGTGGTCTTCGAGAGCGTGGTGGTGGAGGGCGTGAGGCCCCGCCCCGCGCTCGAGGACTTCGTGGTCGGGCACCTCCGCGACACAGCCGCGGCTTGGCCGGACGGCTGCGCGGCCCTGGTGCACGCCGACATCGAGACCGGCGACGAGGCCGGCGACGCCGAACTCCTGACTTGGCTGCCGGCGCTCGCGGCCCGGCTGCTCGTGCCGGGGGGATACGCCGTGAGCGGCGGCGCGCTGCCCCACCCGGACCTCGCGCCCGAGCCGCTGCCCCCCGGCGTGGCCGAGGGGCGCTACCACGTGCTGCGGCGCGTCTAACGCTCGCCCGCCGGGTAGTCGGTGTCGAGCGCGGTCTGGCGCCGGCCCTCGACCTCGGCCAGCGTGTCGCGCAGCTTCTTCACCACCGCATCGTGGCCCCACTCGCCGAGCACGAGGTGGAGGGGCGGGTTGGCCTCGCCGACGAGGTCGATCATCGCCTGCCCGGCCCGCACGGGGTCGCCCGCCTGGGTGCCGCTGTTCCTGGAGGTCGTGGCGAGGCGCGCCGCCACGGTCTCGGCGTAGTCCGGGATCGTGCTCTTCGTCTGCGCCATCGAGCGGCCGGCCCAGTCGGTGCGGAAGGGGCCGGGCTCCACCACCGTGACCTTGACGCCGAGCGGCGCCATCTCCTTCGACAGCGAGTCCGAGAAGCCCTCGACCGCGTGTTTCGAGGCCGCATAATAGCCCGAGCCCGGGAAGCCGCAGAAGCCCGCCACGGAGGCGATGTTGATGACGTGGCCGCTCTTCTGCCTGCGCATCACGGGCAGCACGGCGCGCGTCATGGCGAAGAGGCCGAAGACGTTGGCCTCGAACTGCGCGCGCACCTCCTCGGGCACGCCCTCCTCGATGGAGGACAGGTAGCCGTAGCCGGCGTTGTTCACCAGCACGTCGATGCGGCCGAACCTCTCGACCGCCGCCTTCACGCCGGCCTCGATCTCGTCGTCGTCGATCACGTCGAGCGACAGGGCGAGGGCGCGGTCGCCACCGAGCTTCGCCAGATCCTCGACGCGTTCCCTGTCGCGCGCCGTCACCACGGCCCGCCAGCCGCGGTCGAGCACCAGCTTCGCGAGTTCGCGGCCGAAGCCCGTGGAGCAGCCGGTGATGAACCACACCGGCGTCGACTGATCAGACATATGCGAAATCCTCGAAATATTTCGTGACTATTGGGGGCTCAGCGGTCCACCATGGCCATCTGGGCGTCCGTGTAGCGGGGCCCCGCGATCGAGCCGGGCGGCAGGGCGGCGTCGAGCGCCGCGACCTCGTCCGGCGCGAGGCGGATGTCGGCCGCTGCGACGTTCTCGTCCAGGTAGGTCCGGCGCTTGGTGCCGGGGATGGGTGCGATGTCGTCCCCCTTGGCGAGGAGCCAAGCCAGGGCGATCTGGCCGGGTTTGGCGCCCTTGGACTGCGCCACCGCGTTCACGCGCCTGGCCGCGGCGACGTTGCGGTCGAAGTTCTCGCCCTTGTAGCGCGGGTCGTTGCGGCGATAGTCGCCCTCGGGATAGTCCTCGGCCCGCCGCACCGCGCCGGTGAGGAAGCCGCGGCCGAGCGGGCTGAAGGGGGTGAGCCCGATGCCGAGCTCGCGCAGCAGCGGGATGATCTCCTCTTCGAGGTTGCGCTCCCACAGCGAATATTCGCTCTGCAGCACCGACACGGGGTGGGTCGCGTGGGCGCGGCGGATGTTCGACGCGCCGGCCTCGGACAGGCCGACGAAGCGCACCTTGCCGGCCTCGATCAGCCGCGACACGGCGCCGACCACCTCCTCGACCGGCACGGCCGGGTCGATGCGGTGCTGATAGAGGAGGTCGATGTGGTCGAGGCCGAGGCGCCCGAGCGAGGCGTCGACGACCTCGCGGATGTGCTCGGGGCGGCTGTCCGTGCCGGTCTGCTTGCCGTCGTCGCCGATGCGGAAGCCGAACTTGGTCGCCACCACGACGCCGTCGCGCCGCCCCTTCAGGGCGCGGCCGAGCAGCTTCTCGTTGGTGAAGGGGCCGTAGACCTCGGCCGTGTCGAAATAGGTGACGCCGAGGTCGAGGGCGCGGTGGATCGTCCGGATCGACTCCTCGTCGTCCGGCGTGCCGTAGGACTGGCTCATCCCCATGCAGC is drawn from Lichenibacterium dinghuense and contains these coding sequences:
- a CDS encoding alpha/beta hydrolase, translated to MPHDAPTTMLPVRTARGARRLATVARPAAAGRARPGLVWLGGFKSDLTSGKAVALDARAGEDGRACLRFDYSGHGASEGRFEDGTIGLWLDDALAAIRALSAGPQILVGSSMGAWIALLAARALAEAGEAGRIAGLVLIAPAVDFTEALMWDRFGPEIRREIAETGRWMRPSPYGPEPYPVTRALIEDGRDHLLFGGPIRAHGPVHILQGMRDEDVPWQHAMRLVEHLAADPVSITLVKDGDHRLSRDEDVARLLAAVDLLA
- a CDS encoding TOBE domain-containing protein, which gives rise to MTDHNARNDLPARVVAIKRGDVMAQVDVRLDGTDYRMTSVMTVDFLDAMGLAGGDTVHVLAKAINVLLTRPPSGAAGSTAGRVSR
- a CDS encoding type IA DNA topoisomerase, translating into MSRPAGERTLFFFEKPSAMRQLQRFFKSPTTTCVAAEGHLLSAEEPGDLRPEWKPWRFDELPIVLDAIPVRAGKNRSGQSHKPKLDAIRQALRDADRVVIATDPGREGSMIAWEVLEHLGWRGRVDRLKLGALDDLSIRRAFAVMAKEPDSGQRDYAAYLEALCRQYEDYHLGLNGTRAVSLRLRPAAFREPWRFGGVQTPTLAILADLETRIRDFVPRDFFKVGLPVVTRGGAKLTLWHAPKERIFEREAAEAIRDAAARWSGRLAVEQKDVRRPPPKLFSKDTLARRCAKRFGWDPQHTAKLAQELYDRGYLSYPRTESEHLPESQTGDAAAVVAAVVTVLSDCAPLLPEALVFRRGLKGHYVKDPGEHHAVVPLRKVPAGAGLAPDLSRLWELVAKSFLAAHMPDGVDARTTVSVEVATPLGAKRFTVGGSVVRVPGWRAIYGAEAEPDAEAVPGKAKRDDEALVARLPAVGDGEDAKATGADVATAVTEPPRRVTRGELPVVMGRLIDQVDDPAVKRALENPANPNEPKGLGTAATRDTMLPKLMKSHYIALQKGKDPAIEVTEVGLAFLAAVRRVFPAYGDPVGRAAFEAELAEVGQAPTRAEALRRAEAFRRRTRARVGELIAAVSGSAALDVRPGARDASGPGGPARAPTAAMVAYAVALAERKGLKLPRGLKTDARICRTFLGEHAEPRPERAEAPAKGAGGRPPSPAMLRYAQSLARQLGTDCPAEVAEDFSACRRFLDAHGGAAKGAPEAGAKPSRSAREPGAKARAPRRPSRRRAAAPSDGASAAPF
- the mdcB gene encoding triphosphoribosyl-dephospho-CoA synthase MdcB, with product MPLSAELEAPPAGRPERVAALAHAALIAELEAWPKPGLVSLVDSGSHADMDAGALKRSADAIRPFFADLVRAGEGRAGMAELRRIGLAAEAAMMAATGGVNAHRGAIFSLGLLAAAEGVVGGAGGSAEGRARAVGALWGGAIRGGPAPASSNGAAAVLRFGVGGAREEAAAGFPTLRRTGLPGLREGRRLRPDDPVAARVHCFFALMAAVDDTNLLHRGGRGGLAFATASAARFLAAGGVGAPDWRDEAARLHHAFVARRLSPGGSADLLAATLFLDALEAAPCAGSADPLL
- the mdcG gene encoding malonate decarboxylase holo-[acyl-carrier-protein] synthase, which produces MRPPKPARHDLLLVAPADWPAVLAALPGRPELPSGAAALVRGWAEAGRPVIARRPAPGDAPGAVPAGLPLPPRLGKGRVALLIPAGVPWRPVPPVTLAEAAALAPAPWRGAIDALLRLADAVGLVPRVFGALLWRAKTGLAYLGPGSDLDLLWPAEDGRAIGPLLDGLGAIAAAAPMAVDGEVLTPFGGVQWRELAAARRGGGAAVLAKSLDRAGFVRAETILGAGAPACR
- a CDS encoding amidohydrolase, yielding MSDAASIEALAGEVAEWRREIHRHPGIAFDVGPTASLVADKLRAFGFDEVMEGVGRTGVVGVLRGRRGGDRAVALRADMDALPIFEQTNLGHASREAGKMHACGHDGHTAMLLGAAKHLSGARDFAGTAVFLFQPAEETSEGALAMIEDGLFDRVRVDSVYGLHSLPGLPVGHFATRPGPVMASVDRFEVLVEARGAHAAMPHQGVDAVLVASQIVVALQSIVSRNLDPLEPAVVTVGAIQAGDAFNVLPDTARLLGTCRALTAASRDTIERRLREVAEGVARLNGAQARVTYDRISPATVNHAAEAGLAARVAEGVAGPGNADAAMPPLMIGEDFARFLEVKPGAFSFIGNGDTAGLHHPAYDFDDRAISSGIRYWVGLVEAA
- a CDS encoding class I SAM-dependent methyltransferase; translation: MSRLDSFIRRMQAQRDILNALPRRLDGVPGLVLEFGLGSARTYDHLRGLLPDRRIVVFESVVVEGVRPRPALEDFVVGHLRDTAAAWPDGCAALVHADIETGDEAGDAELLTWLPALAARLLVPGGYAVSGGALPHPDLAPEPLPPGVAEGRYHVLRRV
- a CDS encoding oxidoreductase, coding for MSDQSTPVWFITGCSTGFGRELAKLVLDRGWRAVVTARDRERVEDLAKLGGDRALALSLDVIDDDEIEAGVKAAVERFGRIDVLVNNAGYGYLSSIEEGVPEEVRAQFEANVFGLFAMTRAVLPVMRRQKSGHVINIASVAGFCGFPGSGYYAASKHAVEGFSDSLSKEMAPLGVKVTVVEPGPFRTDWAGRSMAQTKSTIPDYAETVAARLATTSRNSGTQAGDPVRAGQAMIDLVGEANPPLHLVLGEWGHDAVVKKLRDTLAEVEGRRQTALDTDYPAGER
- a CDS encoding aldo/keto reductase, translating into MLPTRELGCQGLEVSAIGLGCMGMSQSYGTPDDEESIRTIHRALDLGVTYFDTAEVYGPFTNEKLLGRALKGRRDGVVVATKFGFRIGDDGKQTGTDSRPEHIREVVDASLGRLGLDHIDLLYQHRIDPAVPVEEVVGAVSRLIEAGKVRFVGLSEAGASNIRRAHATHPVSVLQSEYSLWERNLEEEIIPLLRELGIGLTPFSPLGRGFLTGAVRRAEDYPEGDYRRNDPRYKGENFDRNVAAARRVNAVAQSKGAKPGQIALAWLLAKGDDIAPIPGTKRRTYLDENVAAADIRLAPDEVAALDAALPPGSIAGPRYTDAQMAMVDR